The following proteins are co-located in the Abditibacteriaceae bacterium genome:
- a CDS encoding response regulator transcription factor → MSNELILVVDDETSITDFVAYNLEQAGYRARVENTGNGALRAAEAETPALVVLDLMLPDIGGFEVCKTLRSKEATRRVPVIMLTARDDEVDKVVGLEIGADDYVTKPFSPRELTARIGAVLRRSGDGEIAPEKVPQKDVWHCADITLDGARRIVLKGSEEVPVNPKEYAILELLMKARGAALSRDRILDVVWQGDFYGDARQLDVYIYRLREKLGEGIIETARGFGYRVKSS, encoded by the coding sequence ATGTCCAACGAACTAATTCTTGTCGTCGATGACGAAACCAGCATCACCGATTTCGTGGCGTATAACCTCGAACAGGCCGGCTACCGCGCACGCGTCGAAAACACCGGCAACGGCGCGTTGCGTGCAGCGGAAGCTGAAACGCCTGCGCTTGTCGTGCTCGACCTGATGCTGCCCGATATCGGTGGCTTTGAAGTGTGCAAAACGCTCCGCAGCAAAGAAGCGACACGGCGCGTGCCGGTGATTATGCTGACCGCGCGCGACGATGAAGTCGATAAAGTCGTGGGCCTTGAAATCGGTGCCGACGATTACGTCACCAAGCCGTTTTCGCCGCGCGAACTGACGGCACGCATCGGTGCGGTTTTGCGCCGTTCGGGCGATGGCGAAATCGCGCCCGAAAAAGTGCCGCAGAAAGACGTGTGGCATTGCGCCGACATCACGCTCGATGGCGCGCGCCGCATTGTGCTCAAAGGCAGCGAAGAAGTACCGGTAAACCCCAAAGAGTACGCGATTCTCGAACTGTTGATGAAAGCGCGTGGTGCGGCTCTTTCGCGCGACCGCATTCTCGATGTTGTCTGGCAGGGCGATTTTTACGGCGACGCGCGCCAGCTCGACGTGTATATTTACCGCCTGCGCGAAAAGCTCGGCGAAGGCATCATCGAAACCGCGCGCGGCTTCGGCTATCGCGTCAAAAGTTCATAG
- a CDS encoding ATP-binding protein yields the protein MHGFRRTLFLSHLGVVALALVLLAFSLRGLATRYFAEQLRDRLISRAAAVRNRVAPHFDGESWDDAFPQKIRKQLERDLRRAATRDDMRFRIVSRNARAVFDTYAAPGYNVNGRNEIVSPELGWSFGDRPEVLAALQGETNSLVRGALRDGSSAMFLAMPIRREGEITGCVYVTSPVLSLAPQVVDYARRLLGVTLAVFALAALLSAALAQRLALPARRIEDTAKRLASGDLAARVAMHRRWLGRGDEMDKLMGAINDMAARLEETDAARRAFLADVSHELRTPLAAIKGSAETLRDGAWQNPTFAPKFSATIVAQSDRLIRLVNDLLRLAKLEGAPETSFHPLEARDVLQRAADAAAPLFSEQTVNLAIACEADTICGNADLLEQLLINLLGNAARHSPAGSTTTLFARENAGQVEIGVSDEGKGIAPEHLPKLGDRFYRVEEGRDRDSGGSGLGLAICRRIALAHGGELRIESEPGHGTSVWASLPLTS from the coding sequence ATGCACGGTTTCCGGCGCACGTTATTTCTTTCTCATCTTGGCGTTGTGGCGCTGGCGCTTGTGCTGCTGGCGTTTTCGCTGCGCGGGTTGGCGACGCGTTACTTTGCCGAACAACTCCGCGACCGCCTGATTTCGCGTGCGGCAGCGGTTCGCAATCGCGTCGCGCCACATTTCGATGGCGAAAGCTGGGACGATGCCTTTCCCCAAAAAATCCGCAAGCAGCTCGAACGCGATTTGCGCCGCGCTGCGACCCGCGACGACATGCGTTTTCGCATCGTCAGCCGCAACGCACGCGCAGTTTTTGATACCTACGCCGCGCCGGGTTACAACGTCAACGGGCGCAACGAAATCGTGTCGCCCGAACTCGGCTGGAGTTTCGGTGACCGGCCCGAAGTTTTGGCGGCGTTGCAGGGCGAAACCAATTCCCTCGTGCGAGGCGCGTTGCGTGACGGCTCGTCGGCAATGTTTCTGGCGATGCCGATTCGACGGGAAGGCGAAATCACCGGTTGCGTTTATGTGACTTCACCGGTTCTTTCGCTCGCACCGCAAGTTGTTGATTACGCGCGGCGTTTGCTGGGCGTAACTCTCGCGGTGTTTGCTCTTGCGGCCTTGCTTTCGGCGGCTCTCGCGCAGCGTTTGGCGCTTCCGGCCCGTCGCATCGAAGACACCGCGAAACGGCTCGCATCGGGCGATTTAGCGGCGCGCGTGGCCATGCACCGGCGTTGGCTCGGGCGTGGTGACGAGATGGACAAACTGATGGGCGCCATTAACGACATGGCCGCGCGGCTGGAAGAAACCGATGCGGCGCGGCGCGCGTTTCTCGCCGATGTCTCGCACGAACTGCGGACACCTCTGGCGGCGATTAAAGGCAGCGCGGAAACCTTGCGCGACGGCGCCTGGCAAAACCCGACCTTTGCACCGAAATTCTCGGCGACAATTGTGGCGCAAAGCGACCGCCTGATTCGACTCGTCAACGACTTGCTGCGGTTGGCAAAATTGGAAGGCGCGCCCGAAACATCGTTTCATCCGCTCGAAGCGCGTGATGTGCTACAACGCGCGGCCGATGCAGCAGCGCCACTTTTCAGCGAGCAAACCGTGAATCTCGCCATTGCCTGTGAAGCAGATACGATTTGCGGCAACGCCGATTTGCTGGAGCAACTGCTCATCAATTTGCTGGGCAACGCCGCGCGCCACTCGCCCGCGGGTTCAACGACAACGCTTTTTGCCCGCGAGAATGCGGGGCAAGTCGAAATCGGGGTCAGCGACGAAGGCAAAGGCATCGCGCCCGAACATTTGCCGAAACTGGGAGATCGCTTTTATCGTGTCGAAGAAGGACGCGACCGCGATTCAGGCGGCAGCGGTTTGGGACTCGCGATTTGTCGCCGCATTGCGCTCGCACATGGCGGAGAACTTCGCATCGAAAGCGAACCAGGACACGGCACAAGTGTGTGGGCGTCGTTGCCCTTAACTTCTTAG